A stretch of the Nicotiana tabacum cultivar K326 chromosome 6, ASM71507v2, whole genome shotgun sequence genome encodes the following:
- the LOC107826837 gene encoding pyridoxine/pyridoxamine 5'-phosphate oxidase 1, chloroplastic isoform X3, with amino-acid sequence MEKSTDEISYVSQQEAIEIDEMLMGPLGSSVDQLMVYSSSDYTRVLVICGPGNNGGDGLVAARHLHHFGYKPSICYPKRNTKPLFAALVTQLESLSIPFLSEEQLSVQLSSDYDIIVDAIFGFSFHGTPRLPFDSLIRKLVSVRNQQCTHQKAAVIISVDVPSGWHVEDGDVFGDGIKPDMLVSLTAPKLCAKMFFGTHHFLGGRFVPQSIIDKFKLKLPPYPGTSMCVRIGNLPQTNLSAQKGIFASSESLEEVEEDPIYQFQKWLSDALAAGIKEPHYMVLSTADKDAKPSSRMMSLEGVNKDGFVWQTNYGSRKAREILENPQASLLFYWGPLKRQVRVEGFVEQVSEEESEQYFSSLSRDNQIRPIVSKQSRPIHEREVLRQQYRELEEKYHDRTSIPRPKHWGGYRLIPEFFEFWQGEESQVHLKLRYSVEEIDGRRVWRIHRLVPQLAESASSL; translated from the exons ATGGAGAAGAGCACAGACGAGATATCATATGTGAGCCAGCAAGAAGCTATAGAAATTGATGAGATGTTGATGGGTCCTCTTGGTTCTAGTGTGGATCAGCTCATG GTCTATAGTTCAAGTGACTATACTCGCGTGCTAGTTATATGTGGTCCTGGTAACAATGGCGGGGATGGTCTTGTAGCTGCTCGACACCTGCATCACTTTGGTTATAAGCCTTCCATTTGTTATCCAAAACGAAATACTAAACCTCTTTTTGCTGCTTTGGTCACCCAG CTTGAATCACTGTCAATTCCATTCCTATCGGAGGAACAACTATCCGTACAACTTTCAAGTGACTATGATATTATTGTGGATGCAATTTTTGGATTCTCATTCCATG GCACCCCAAGGCTACCGTTTGACAGCCTCATTAGAAAGCTGGTCTCTGTAAGAAACCAGCAGTGCACACATCAGAAAGCAGCTGTTATTATATCTGTAGATGTGCCTTCAGGGTGGCATGTTGAAGACGGAGACGTTTTTGGTGACGGCATTAAACCTGATATGTTG GTCTCTTTGACTGCTCCAAAATTGTGCGCCAAAATGTTTTTTGGCACACATCATTTTTTAGGAGGAAGATTCGTTCCACAGTCTATCATAGACAAATTCAAGTTAAAACTCCCTCCTTATCCTGGCACTTCCATGTGTGTTCGAATTGGAAATCTTCCACAAACCAATTTATCGGCACAaaaaggaatatttgcatcttcTGAATCACTTGAGGAGGTGGAGGAAGATCCAATTTATCAG TTTCAAAAGTGGCTTAGTGATGCATTGGCAGCTGGAATCAAAGAACCCCATTATATGGTCCTATCAACAGCTGATAAAGATGCAAAACC TTCATCGCGAATGATGTCATTAGAAGGAGTAAATAAAGATGGTTTTGTCTG GCAAACCAACTATGGGAGCCGAAAAGCTCGTGAAATTCTTGAAAATCCTCAAGCATCACTTCTCTTTTATTGGGGTCCTTTGAAGCGCCAG GTAAGAGTGGAGGGATTTGTGGAGCAAGTTTCTGAGGAGGAATCTGAACAATACTTCTCTAGTCTTTCTCGAGATAACCAGATTAGACCAATAGTTAGTAAGCAG AGCAGACCGATTCATGAAAGAGAGGTTCTCCGTCAACAGTACAGAGAATTAGAGGAGAAGTACCATGATAG AACTTCCATACCAAGACCCAAACACTGGGGTGGTTACCGGCTTATTCCAGAGTTTTTCGAGTTTTGGCAGGGAGAGGAATCTCAGGTGCACCTCAA ATTGCGCTATTCTGTGGAGGAGATTGATGGAAGAAGAGTATGGAGAATTCATAGATTGGTACCACAATTAGCAGAATCAGCATCTTCATTGTGA
- the LOC107826837 gene encoding pyridoxine/pyridoxamine 5'-phosphate oxidase 1, chloroplastic isoform X4, protein MEKSTDEISYVSQQEAIEIDEMLMGPLGSSVDQLMELAGLSVASAIGEVYSSSDYTRVLVICGPGNNGGDGLVAARHLHHFGYKPSICYPKRNTKPLFAALVTQLESLSIPFLSEEQLSVQLSSDYDIIVDAIFGFSFHGTPRLPFDSLIRKLVSVRNQQCTHQKAAVIISVDVPSGWHVEDGDVFGDGIKPDMLVSLTAPKLCAKMFFGTHHFLGGRFVPQSIIDKFKLKLPPYPGTSMCVRIGNLPQTNLSAQKGIFASSESLEEVEEDPIYQFQKWLSDALAAGIKEPHYMVLSTADKDAKPSSRMMSLEGVNKDGFVWQTNYGSRKAREILENPQASLLFYWGPLKRQVRVEGFVEQVSEEESEQYFSSLSRDNQIRPIVSKQSRPIHEREVLRQQYRELEEKYHDRTSIPRPKHWGGYRLIPEFFEFWQGEESQIALFCGGD, encoded by the exons ATGGAGAAGAGCACAGACGAGATATCATATGTGAGCCAGCAAGAAGCTATAGAAATTGATGAGATGTTGATGGGTCCTCTTGGTTCTAGTGTGGATCAGCTCATG GAATTGGCGGGCTTGAGTGTTGCCTCTGCTATTGGAGAG GTCTATAGTTCAAGTGACTATACTCGCGTGCTAGTTATATGTGGTCCTGGTAACAATGGCGGGGATGGTCTTGTAGCTGCTCGACACCTGCATCACTTTGGTTATAAGCCTTCCATTTGTTATCCAAAACGAAATACTAAACCTCTTTTTGCTGCTTTGGTCACCCAG CTTGAATCACTGTCAATTCCATTCCTATCGGAGGAACAACTATCCGTACAACTTTCAAGTGACTATGATATTATTGTGGATGCAATTTTTGGATTCTCATTCCATG GCACCCCAAGGCTACCGTTTGACAGCCTCATTAGAAAGCTGGTCTCTGTAAGAAACCAGCAGTGCACACATCAGAAAGCAGCTGTTATTATATCTGTAGATGTGCCTTCAGGGTGGCATGTTGAAGACGGAGACGTTTTTGGTGACGGCATTAAACCTGATATGTTG GTCTCTTTGACTGCTCCAAAATTGTGCGCCAAAATGTTTTTTGGCACACATCATTTTTTAGGAGGAAGATTCGTTCCACAGTCTATCATAGACAAATTCAAGTTAAAACTCCCTCCTTATCCTGGCACTTCCATGTGTGTTCGAATTGGAAATCTTCCACAAACCAATTTATCGGCACAaaaaggaatatttgcatcttcTGAATCACTTGAGGAGGTGGAGGAAGATCCAATTTATCAG TTTCAAAAGTGGCTTAGTGATGCATTGGCAGCTGGAATCAAAGAACCCCATTATATGGTCCTATCAACAGCTGATAAAGATGCAAAACC TTCATCGCGAATGATGTCATTAGAAGGAGTAAATAAAGATGGTTTTGTCTG GCAAACCAACTATGGGAGCCGAAAAGCTCGTGAAATTCTTGAAAATCCTCAAGCATCACTTCTCTTTTATTGGGGTCCTTTGAAGCGCCAG GTAAGAGTGGAGGGATTTGTGGAGCAAGTTTCTGAGGAGGAATCTGAACAATACTTCTCTAGTCTTTCTCGAGATAACCAGATTAGACCAATAGTTAGTAAGCAG AGCAGACCGATTCATGAAAGAGAGGTTCTCCGTCAACAGTACAGAGAATTAGAGGAGAAGTACCATGATAG AACTTCCATACCAAGACCCAAACACTGGGGTGGTTACCGGCTTATTCCAGAGTTTTTCGAGTTTTGGCAGGGAGAGGAATCTCAG ATTGCGCTATTCTGTGGAGGAGATTGA
- the LOC107826837 gene encoding pyridoxine/pyridoxamine 5'-phosphate oxidase 1, chloroplastic isoform X1, giving the protein MEKSTDEISYVSQQEAIEIDEMLMGPLGSSVDQLMELAGLSVASAIGEVYSSSDYTRVLVICGPGNNGGDGLVAARHLHHFGYKPSICYPKRNTKPLFAALVTQLESLSIPFLSEEQLSVQLSSDYDIIVDAIFGFSFHGTPRLPFDSLIRKLVSVRNQQCTHQKAAVIISVDVPSGWHVEDGDVFGDGIKPDMLVSLTAPKLCAKMFFGTHHFLGGRFVPQSIIDKFKLKLPPYPGTSMCVRIGNLPQTNLSAQKGIFASSESLEEVEEDPIYQFQKWLSDALAAGIKEPHYMVLSTADKDAKPSSRMMSLEGVNKDGFVWQTNYGSRKAREILENPQASLLFYWGPLKRQVRVEGFVEQVSEEESEQYFSSLSRDNQIRPIVSKQSRPIHEREVLRQQYRELEEKYHDRTSIPRPKHWGGYRLIPEFFEFWQGEESQVHLKLRYSVEEIDGRRVWRIHRLVPQLAESASSL; this is encoded by the exons ATGGAGAAGAGCACAGACGAGATATCATATGTGAGCCAGCAAGAAGCTATAGAAATTGATGAGATGTTGATGGGTCCTCTTGGTTCTAGTGTGGATCAGCTCATG GAATTGGCGGGCTTGAGTGTTGCCTCTGCTATTGGAGAG GTCTATAGTTCAAGTGACTATACTCGCGTGCTAGTTATATGTGGTCCTGGTAACAATGGCGGGGATGGTCTTGTAGCTGCTCGACACCTGCATCACTTTGGTTATAAGCCTTCCATTTGTTATCCAAAACGAAATACTAAACCTCTTTTTGCTGCTTTGGTCACCCAG CTTGAATCACTGTCAATTCCATTCCTATCGGAGGAACAACTATCCGTACAACTTTCAAGTGACTATGATATTATTGTGGATGCAATTTTTGGATTCTCATTCCATG GCACCCCAAGGCTACCGTTTGACAGCCTCATTAGAAAGCTGGTCTCTGTAAGAAACCAGCAGTGCACACATCAGAAAGCAGCTGTTATTATATCTGTAGATGTGCCTTCAGGGTGGCATGTTGAAGACGGAGACGTTTTTGGTGACGGCATTAAACCTGATATGTTG GTCTCTTTGACTGCTCCAAAATTGTGCGCCAAAATGTTTTTTGGCACACATCATTTTTTAGGAGGAAGATTCGTTCCACAGTCTATCATAGACAAATTCAAGTTAAAACTCCCTCCTTATCCTGGCACTTCCATGTGTGTTCGAATTGGAAATCTTCCACAAACCAATTTATCGGCACAaaaaggaatatttgcatcttcTGAATCACTTGAGGAGGTGGAGGAAGATCCAATTTATCAG TTTCAAAAGTGGCTTAGTGATGCATTGGCAGCTGGAATCAAAGAACCCCATTATATGGTCCTATCAACAGCTGATAAAGATGCAAAACC TTCATCGCGAATGATGTCATTAGAAGGAGTAAATAAAGATGGTTTTGTCTG GCAAACCAACTATGGGAGCCGAAAAGCTCGTGAAATTCTTGAAAATCCTCAAGCATCACTTCTCTTTTATTGGGGTCCTTTGAAGCGCCAG GTAAGAGTGGAGGGATTTGTGGAGCAAGTTTCTGAGGAGGAATCTGAACAATACTTCTCTAGTCTTTCTCGAGATAACCAGATTAGACCAATAGTTAGTAAGCAG AGCAGACCGATTCATGAAAGAGAGGTTCTCCGTCAACAGTACAGAGAATTAGAGGAGAAGTACCATGATAG AACTTCCATACCAAGACCCAAACACTGGGGTGGTTACCGGCTTATTCCAGAGTTTTTCGAGTTTTGGCAGGGAGAGGAATCTCAGGTGCACCTCAA ATTGCGCTATTCTGTGGAGGAGATTGATGGAAGAAGAGTATGGAGAATTCATAGATTGGTACCACAATTAGCAGAATCAGCATCTTCATTGTGA
- the LOC107826837 gene encoding pyridoxine/pyridoxamine 5'-phosphate oxidase 1, chloroplastic isoform X2, with protein MEKSTDEISYVSQQEAIEIDEMLMGPLGSSVDQLMELAGLSVASAIGEVYSSSDYTRVLVICGPGNNGGDGLVAARHLHHFGYKPSICYPKRNTKPLFAALVTQLESLSIPFLSEEQLSVQLSSDYDIIVDAIFGFSFHGTPRLPFDSLIRKLVSVRNQQCTHQKAAVIISVDVPSGWHVEDGDVFGDGIKPDMLVSLTAPKLCAKMFFGTHHFLGGRFVPQSIIDKFKLKLPPYPGTSMCVRIGNLPQTNLSAQKGIFASSESLEEVEEDPIYQFQKWLSDALAAGIKEPHYMVLSTADKDAKPSSRMMSLEGVNKDGFVWQTNYGSRKAREILENPQASLLFYWGPLKRQVRVEGFVEQVSEEESEQYFSSLSRDNQIRPIVSKQSRPIHEREVLRQQYRELEEKYHDRTSIPRPKHWGGYRLIPEFFEFWQGEESQVHLNVLLLTDCAILWRRLMEEEYGEFIDWYHN; from the exons ATGGAGAAGAGCACAGACGAGATATCATATGTGAGCCAGCAAGAAGCTATAGAAATTGATGAGATGTTGATGGGTCCTCTTGGTTCTAGTGTGGATCAGCTCATG GAATTGGCGGGCTTGAGTGTTGCCTCTGCTATTGGAGAG GTCTATAGTTCAAGTGACTATACTCGCGTGCTAGTTATATGTGGTCCTGGTAACAATGGCGGGGATGGTCTTGTAGCTGCTCGACACCTGCATCACTTTGGTTATAAGCCTTCCATTTGTTATCCAAAACGAAATACTAAACCTCTTTTTGCTGCTTTGGTCACCCAG CTTGAATCACTGTCAATTCCATTCCTATCGGAGGAACAACTATCCGTACAACTTTCAAGTGACTATGATATTATTGTGGATGCAATTTTTGGATTCTCATTCCATG GCACCCCAAGGCTACCGTTTGACAGCCTCATTAGAAAGCTGGTCTCTGTAAGAAACCAGCAGTGCACACATCAGAAAGCAGCTGTTATTATATCTGTAGATGTGCCTTCAGGGTGGCATGTTGAAGACGGAGACGTTTTTGGTGACGGCATTAAACCTGATATGTTG GTCTCTTTGACTGCTCCAAAATTGTGCGCCAAAATGTTTTTTGGCACACATCATTTTTTAGGAGGAAGATTCGTTCCACAGTCTATCATAGACAAATTCAAGTTAAAACTCCCTCCTTATCCTGGCACTTCCATGTGTGTTCGAATTGGAAATCTTCCACAAACCAATTTATCGGCACAaaaaggaatatttgcatcttcTGAATCACTTGAGGAGGTGGAGGAAGATCCAATTTATCAG TTTCAAAAGTGGCTTAGTGATGCATTGGCAGCTGGAATCAAAGAACCCCATTATATGGTCCTATCAACAGCTGATAAAGATGCAAAACC TTCATCGCGAATGATGTCATTAGAAGGAGTAAATAAAGATGGTTTTGTCTG GCAAACCAACTATGGGAGCCGAAAAGCTCGTGAAATTCTTGAAAATCCTCAAGCATCACTTCTCTTTTATTGGGGTCCTTTGAAGCGCCAG GTAAGAGTGGAGGGATTTGTGGAGCAAGTTTCTGAGGAGGAATCTGAACAATACTTCTCTAGTCTTTCTCGAGATAACCAGATTAGACCAATAGTTAGTAAGCAG AGCAGACCGATTCATGAAAGAGAGGTTCTCCGTCAACAGTACAGAGAATTAGAGGAGAAGTACCATGATAG AACTTCCATACCAAGACCCAAACACTGGGGTGGTTACCGGCTTATTCCAGAGTTTTTCGAGTTTTGGCAGGGAGAGGAATCTCAGGTGCACCTCAA TGTGCTGTTGTTAACAGATTGCGCTATTCTGTGGAGGAGATTGATGGAAGAAGAGTATGGAGAATTCATAGATTGGTACCACAATTAG